The sequence below is a genomic window from Candidatus Deferrimicrobium sp..
CTCTCGGGTGGGCAACGACAGCGGATCGCCCTGGCCCGGGCGCTCGCGGTTGAGCCGGAGGTCCTCCTGCTCGACGAACCGTTCGGCGCGCTCGACGCGCGGGTCCGCAAGGAGCTGCGGGGGTGGCTCCGGCGCCTCCACGACGAGATGAACATCACCAGCGTCTTCGTGACCCACGACCAGGAGGAGGCGCTGGAAGTGGCCGACCGCGTGGTGGTGATGAACGAGGGGCGGATCGAGCAGGTCGGCTCCCCCGACGAGGTCTACGAGCGCCCCGCGAACCCGTTCGTCTACAACTTCCTGGGCCACGTCAACATCTTCCACGGCCGCGTTCACGCCGGTCGAGGCACGATCGGCAGCCTGGTGGTCGATCTTCCCGACCACGCGGCGACAAACGACGCGCAGGCGGTGGCGTATGTTCGTCCGCACGACATCGAGGTGACACGGCAGCAAGCAGACGGGGGTGCAACGAGGGCTGTCGTCCGTCACATCCACACCGCGGGACCTGTGGTTCGCCTGGAGTTGGAGCGCCAGGACGGCGGCGGGGTGGTGGAAGCGGAACTGTCCCGTGAAAGCTACCGGGAACTCCACCTCGAAATGGGGGAGCAGATCTTCATCAAGCCGAGGAACCTGCGGGTCTTCCTGGAGGATTATTCGATTTGATGAAGCCGGAATCCAATGCTGAATATCCCCGGCAAGGGGAGACAAGTTCTGCAAGAAAAGGAGGTATCGACATGAAAGCGTCCCTTCCGGATCCCGGCAAGGCGCATGCTCTCCGGACCGAGAACGAGCGGAAGGCGCTCGATCTGTTCCTGCAGGGGATCCGGGAAATCCGCTACGGGGTGGTCAGTGCCGTCCTCCAGGACGGGCTGGTTGTCCAGGTGGAATGCGCCGAAAAGTTCCGGCTCATGACCCGACGAGAGATAGAACTTGCTGGAGGGGGAGACGGGATCTGAAGTGCTTTTCAGCCGCCTTTCGTGACCTCCAGGAGGAAGATCCCTTCCTCCCGTGACACGTTCGTGACGCGGTGACCCTCCGTCTTCAGGGAGGAGATGACGTTCTTCAGCGCCTCCTCTTTCAGGCGGACGTTCAACTTTCCCGAAGGGGGGATCTTGTGAAGCCCCAACCTGACCTTCACGAACGTCATCGGGCAGACGTCCCCGGTGATGTCGAGCGTAGATGTCGTCATGGCCGTCCCACCCCCACCTTTATGAACGTTTCCAGCGCGGGGAAGCCCGTCCTCTGCAACGTGTCGCCGAACCGCTCCCCCGGTTTCCCGTGAATGCGGAAGAAGTCGAGGACGGCCAGGATCGCGGCCATCGCCTCCTCCTTCGTCCGTAAGACCCCGAGGATCCGCTTGCCGAGGGAGGGTCTCCTGCCGAACTTCCCGCCGGCGAAGATCCGGTATCCCCGGATCTCCTCCCTCATGCTCCCGGTGGGGCAGGAGGTGATGCAGTCCCCGCACCCGATGCACAGCGTCGGGTCGATGATCAACGCGCGGCCATCCTCCGACGTCGCGATCGCCTTCG
It includes:
- a CDS encoding sulfate/molybdate ABC transporter ATP-binding protein → RPRSTRPDKAAIRDRVRELLRLVQLESVGGRYPAQLSGGQRQRIALARALAVEPEVLLLDEPFGALDARVRKELRGWLRRLHDEMNITSVFVTHDQEEALEVADRVVVMNEGRIEQVGSPDEVYERPANPFVYNFLGHVNIFHGRVHAGRGTIGSLVVDLPDHAATNDAQAVAYVRPHDIEVTRQQADGGATRAVVRHIHTAGPVVRLELERQDGGGVVEAELSRESYRELHLEMGEQIFIKPRNLRVFLEDYSI
- a CDS encoding YezD family protein, translating into MKASLPDPGKAHALRTENERKALDLFLQGIREIRYGVVSAVLQDGLVVQVECAEKFRLMTRREIELAGGGDGI
- a CDS encoding sulfurtransferase TusA family protein; translation: MTTSTLDITGDVCPMTFVKVRLGLHKIPPSGKLNVRLKEEALKNVISSLKTEGHRVTNVSREEGIFLLEVTKGG